From a single Lentisphaera profundi genomic region:
- a CDS encoding sulfatase-like hydrolase/transferase — MYRFLLAFMICSPLFAESAKPNIILIMVDDMGWAGVSCYDNKYFKTPGIDRMANEGIKLTDFHSNGVVCSPTRAALMTGRYQQRSGCDVVINADPKHADHVRGISDEEWTFPEAMKSAGYATAMFGKWHLGYKPEFHPMNHGFDEFAGFISGNIDAQSHYDRMETFDWWQNRELKDEPGHHSDLITEHALDFIERKKDQPFFLYVAHGTPHSPFQARGSKIQRGPDKGTIPAWAPKVEYTKEAGDDNWLIRHFTLPVDEGVNRILDKLIELKIEKNTIVWFLSDNGAAKGNFSHSENTRGAKGSMYEGGHRVPALVWAPGRIKAGTISDQTLMTYDIMASTIIAAQVQLPNGHQLDGINIHPSLFNNKKLEKRTLLWENGKGSGALRKDNYKLVVNKKSRELYDLKTDSKETTNLAKESPEITQEMYKEYLTILTEIKKDAPYSK; from the coding sequence ATGTACAGATTCCTTCTCGCTTTTATGATCTGCTCCCCGCTTTTTGCGGAAAGCGCAAAGCCCAATATCATTCTGATCATGGTCGATGATATGGGCTGGGCTGGTGTTAGTTGCTACGATAATAAATACTTTAAAACCCCTGGTATTGATCGCATGGCGAATGAAGGGATCAAACTCACTGACTTCCATTCTAATGGCGTCGTTTGTAGCCCGACTCGTGCGGCATTAATGACGGGTCGTTATCAACAGCGCAGTGGTTGCGATGTGGTTATTAATGCTGATCCCAAGCATGCCGATCACGTGCGCGGCATCTCCGATGAAGAATGGACTTTTCCCGAAGCAATGAAATCTGCGGGTTACGCAACGGCTATGTTCGGCAAGTGGCACTTGGGTTACAAGCCTGAATTCCATCCCATGAATCATGGCTTCGACGAATTTGCTGGTTTCATAAGTGGTAACATTGATGCACAATCGCATTATGATCGCATGGAGACTTTTGATTGGTGGCAGAATCGTGAACTCAAAGATGAACCGGGTCATCATTCTGATTTAATCACGGAGCACGCATTAGATTTTATTGAGCGTAAAAAAGATCAGCCTTTCTTTCTTTATGTGGCTCACGGAACACCACACTCACCTTTTCAGGCCCGTGGATCAAAAATCCAGCGTGGTCCCGACAAGGGAACCATCCCCGCATGGGCACCAAAAGTTGAATACACTAAAGAAGCTGGTGATGACAACTGGCTCATCCGTCATTTCACTCTTCCTGTAGACGAAGGTGTCAATCGCATTTTAGATAAGCTAATCGAACTCAAAATAGAGAAAAATACCATCGTTTGGTTTCTCAGTGATAATGGCGCCGCCAAAGGTAATTTTAGTCATAGCGAAAATACCCGTGGTGCAAAAGGTAGCATGTACGAAGGTGGTCACCGTGTACCAGCACTCGTTTGGGCTCCTGGTCGAATTAAGGCTGGTACTATATCCGATCAAACACTGATGACTTATGATATCATGGCAAGTACTATTATTGCTGCACAGGTACAGCTTCCCAATGGTCATCAATTAGATGGAATCAATATCCACCCTAGCCTATTCAATAATAAAAAGCTTGAGAAACGCACGCTCTTGTGGGAGAATGGCAAAGGCTCTGGCGCTCTTCGCAAAGATAATTATAAACTCGTTGTCAACAAGAAATCTCGCGAGCTTTATGATCTAAAAACAGATTCAAAAGAGACTACAAACTTGGCGAAAGAATCCCCCGAAATTACCCAAGAAATGTATAAAGAGTACTTAACTATTCTCACTGAGATCAAAAAAGACGCTCCTTATAGCAAGTAA
- a CDS encoding sulfatase family protein, translating to MKSLYFIAAILFTGLCSAQEKPNIIFILADDMGYGDMSNAGGIIPTPNCDRMAAEGMKFTDAHTSSSVCSPTRYGILTGRYNWRSKLKKSVLSGTSPALIPKERVTIANFLKDQGYNTGMVGKWHLGITWQKLANGEIKSPEKSFLKEGYVKKKKRGSYGGGWDIDYSKPAITPTNNGFDYFYGIAASLDMPPYVYIENDRAVEMATHEKGFATPYRPGPAGPSFDASQCLITFAKKSREFIAEQAADKSKPFFLYLPLTSPHTPIVPSAKWRGKSPTKTTYGDFVMETDWVIGEVIAELEKNGIDDNTLIIFTADNGCSPTGSIPEHTALGHKSNGDWRGHKADIFEGGHRVPFLVRWPAKIKSGTLSDSTICTTDFFATAAEATGSTNLIKETIAEDSYSFMADLMQSGTTTRPFIIHHSINGSFAIRQGKWKLNLCAGSGGWSFPRPGKDTKDLAEIQLYNLETDPAEKINLQANHPEIVDKFVNHLAKVIKEGRSTKGAKQSNEGNSPFPKNILSKFPQLVQD from the coding sequence ATGAAATCATTATACTTCATCGCAGCCATCTTATTTACTGGACTCTGTTCCGCACAAGAAAAACCTAATATTATTTTTATCCTCGCCGATGACATGGGCTATGGTGACATGTCTAACGCTGGTGGCATTATCCCCACTCCTAACTGTGATCGCATGGCTGCCGAAGGCATGAAGTTTACCGATGCTCATACTTCTAGTTCTGTCTGTAGCCCTACTCGCTATGGTATTTTAACGGGGCGCTATAACTGGAGATCTAAACTCAAAAAATCTGTTTTGAGTGGAACTTCTCCAGCCTTAATCCCAAAAGAGCGAGTCACTATTGCAAACTTTCTCAAAGACCAAGGCTACAATACCGGCATGGTGGGTAAATGGCATCTCGGTATTACTTGGCAAAAACTTGCCAATGGCGAAATTAAATCTCCTGAAAAATCTTTTCTAAAAGAAGGATACGTAAAAAAGAAAAAACGTGGTTCTTATGGTGGCGGATGGGATATTGATTATTCCAAGCCTGCTATAACTCCTACTAATAATGGTTTTGATTATTTCTATGGGATTGCGGCTTCACTAGACATGCCTCCTTATGTTTACATAGAAAATGATCGTGCTGTGGAAATGGCAACTCACGAAAAAGGTTTTGCGACTCCTTATCGTCCGGGACCTGCTGGCCCCAGTTTTGACGCATCTCAATGCCTTATTACCTTTGCCAAAAAATCACGTGAATTCATTGCTGAACAAGCGGCTGATAAATCAAAACCCTTTTTCCTTTATCTTCCTTTAACATCACCTCATACTCCCATTGTACCTTCGGCCAAATGGCGTGGTAAATCACCGACAAAAACAACTTACGGCGATTTTGTTATGGAAACGGATTGGGTCATTGGTGAAGTGATTGCCGAGTTAGAAAAAAATGGTATTGATGATAACACACTCATTATTTTCACTGCGGATAATGGTTGCTCACCGACTGGTAGCATTCCTGAACATACGGCTCTTGGTCATAAATCTAATGGTGACTGGCGCGGTCACAAAGCGGATATTTTTGAAGGCGGTCATCGCGTTCCTTTCTTAGTTCGCTGGCCTGCAAAAATCAAAAGCGGTACACTTTCAGATTCAACTATCTGTACCACTGATTTTTTTGCCACGGCAGCTGAAGCTACCGGTAGCACAAATTTAATCAAAGAAACTATTGCCGAAGATAGCTATTCCTTCATGGCAGACTTAATGCAATCAGGTACAACAACTCGCCCTTTCATTATCCATCACTCAATCAATGGTAGTTTTGCCATACGCCAAGGTAAATGGAAGCTCAACCTCTGCGCTGGTTCGGGTGGTTGGAGTTTCCCTCGTCCAGGCAAAGACACTAAAGATCTAGCTGAGATTCAACTCTATAACCTTGAAACTGATCCTGCTGAGAAAATTAACCTCCAAGCTAATCACCCTGAAATTGTTGATAAGTTTGTTAATCACTTGGCCAAAGTCATTAAAGAGGGACGTTCGACAAAAGGAGCCAAACAAAGCAACGAAGGCAATAGTCCTTTTCCAAAAAATATCCTAAGTAAATTCCCTCAATTAGTTCAGGACTAA
- a CDS encoding RNA polymerase sigma factor, giving the protein MSETFNTRMTLLGRLRNQHDDNAWQDFVFFYQKYIFTVLLRLGVPNADVEDQSQKVLLALWEKLPDFNYQAQNCKFRTWMSRIIRNKVSHYFEKQKRYSNDLERAELLQRNNDEKNEAEIYQIYEQQWKLHVAELAWGQLSTEFSVSALKCFEALAKGEKAADIAAELELKINSVFVNRKRVQEAFHREIRRLNEELS; this is encoded by the coding sequence ATGTCGGAAACTTTTAATACAAGAATGACGCTTTTGGGGCGTTTGCGTAATCAGCACGATGATAATGCTTGGCAGGATTTTGTATTTTTCTATCAGAAATATATTTTCACGGTATTGCTGCGCTTGGGTGTGCCGAATGCTGATGTCGAAGACCAATCGCAAAAGGTATTATTAGCCTTGTGGGAGAAGTTACCTGATTTTAATTACCAAGCACAAAATTGTAAGTTTCGCACATGGATGAGTCGTATCATTCGCAACAAAGTCAGTCATTATTTTGAAAAACAAAAACGTTATAGCAATGACTTAGAGCGAGCTGAATTACTGCAACGCAATAATGATGAAAAAAACGAAGCAGAAATTTATCAAATTTATGAGCAGCAATGGAAGTTACATGTGGCTGAATTGGCTTGGGGTCAACTGAGTACAGAATTTTCGGTGAGTGCACTTAAATGTTTTGAGGCTTTAGCTAAAGGTGAAAAAGCCGCAGATATAGCAGCTGAACTTGAACTCAAAATTAATTCCGTGTTTGTTAACCGAAAACGAGTTCAAGAAGCTTTTCACCGTGAAATACGTCGACTTAATGAGGAGTTGAGTTAA
- a CDS encoding serine/threonine-protein kinase — MDRDKSWLMESFDEALGDEKSLLKDSALVREIKDLGGRYKIGTSLGKGGQKNILSCEDKFTQRQLAMAVLRDSQKLSHNESFINEARIAAHLEHPNIVPLYDLGLNEDNEPYFTMKLLSGDNLQQKIEKRDLSLNEKLEVFLKVCDAMSYAHAQGIIHLDLKPDNIQVDDYGQVLVCDWGLAQKISEVEGRGQLKGSLGYMAPEQVKGESLSTACDIYALGGVLYALLSSKSPHSPHSPSALKERLTGPDIAFQVLSPEELKNIPKSLQAVFVKALSIAKQDRYQTVGELSNEIRAYIGGFATSAENPGLMTVMKKTIKRHKTLSVVLMSSVIFITVLTLLSILRINDEKKQADYARKKAELSELKSKTLLVDLNQEQRQGRIISDSAAELFFQNATNAYKEGLYKESFSAIEQVTQLNPELKKAWDLQGKLLFGMLRFREAQESLKHGTMDKKNKWLIELADLGKTSEGMDKPSARQIYDVRRHIVRGKYKFSGLHAVMFYNMVKNYNIEERWMFAEQSYRDNHRFFAKQSDQVNFKVSQSEGYYTVDASGNKGTRMTIVLSGLPIVNLNLSSSGVKSLNNLRGMPLRKLDISHTQVSSISHLVSTQIEELNIRDTQIFDLSPLRQTQIKRLELGDDPIDIRSLKYCKQLEYLEIPKNVYSEKLLEELKLTDKVVYR, encoded by the coding sequence ATGGATAGAGATAAATCTTGGCTAATGGAAAGTTTCGATGAAGCCCTTGGAGATGAAAAATCACTCTTAAAAGATTCTGCTTTAGTGAGAGAAATAAAGGATCTAGGCGGGCGTTATAAAATAGGGACTTCTTTGGGAAAGGGAGGTCAGAAAAATATTTTAAGTTGTGAAGACAAGTTTACGCAAAGACAATTAGCCATGGCCGTTTTGCGAGATTCGCAGAAATTAAGTCACAATGAATCATTTATAAATGAAGCACGTATAGCCGCGCATTTAGAGCATCCTAATATAGTTCCACTCTATGACTTGGGACTCAATGAAGATAATGAACCTTATTTCACAATGAAGCTTTTGAGCGGTGATAATCTACAGCAAAAAATTGAGAAGAGGGATTTATCTCTCAATGAAAAACTTGAGGTCTTTCTCAAGGTCTGTGATGCGATGTCCTATGCACATGCTCAAGGAATTATTCACCTAGATTTAAAACCTGATAATATACAAGTGGATGATTATGGTCAAGTGCTAGTATGTGACTGGGGGCTGGCACAAAAAATAAGTGAAGTAGAAGGTCGAGGTCAATTAAAAGGAAGCTTGGGGTATATGGCGCCAGAGCAAGTCAAAGGCGAGTCACTTAGTACGGCTTGTGATATTTATGCACTCGGAGGAGTTTTATATGCCTTGCTGAGTTCTAAGTCACCACATTCACCACATTCACCAAGCGCCCTTAAAGAACGGCTCACGGGACCAGATATAGCTTTCCAAGTTTTGAGCCCAGAAGAATTAAAAAATATCCCCAAAAGTCTGCAGGCAGTTTTTGTTAAAGCACTGTCTATAGCAAAGCAAGATCGTTATCAAACGGTAGGAGAACTGTCTAATGAAATCAGAGCTTACATAGGTGGTTTTGCGACAAGCGCTGAAAATCCAGGGCTTATGACCGTAATGAAAAAAACTATTAAGCGCCATAAAACTTTGAGTGTGGTGCTTATGAGTTCAGTGATTTTTATTACAGTACTTACGCTCTTATCCATCCTTCGTATTAATGATGAAAAAAAACAGGCTGATTATGCGCGTAAAAAAGCTGAGCTTTCCGAACTCAAATCAAAAACGTTACTGGTGGATCTCAATCAAGAACAGCGGCAAGGTCGGATTATCAGTGATTCGGCTGCAGAGCTTTTTTTTCAAAATGCAACAAATGCATATAAGGAAGGTCTTTATAAAGAATCATTTTCCGCAATAGAGCAAGTGACTCAGTTAAATCCAGAGCTAAAAAAAGCTTGGGATTTACAGGGTAAACTTCTTTTTGGTATGCTTCGTTTTCGTGAAGCTCAAGAAAGTCTGAAACACGGAACCATGGATAAAAAAAATAAGTGGTTAATCGAACTTGCTGATTTGGGGAAAACTTCAGAGGGGATGGATAAACCATCTGCACGCCAAATTTATGATGTGAGAAGGCATATTGTACGGGGTAAGTATAAGTTTTCTGGTCTTCATGCGGTTATGTTTTATAATATGGTCAAAAATTATAATATAGAAGAACGCTGGATGTTTGCGGAACAAAGTTATCGAGATAATCATCGTTTTTTTGCTAAGCAAAGTGATCAAGTAAACTTCAAAGTAAGTCAATCCGAGGGCTATTATACAGTAGATGCGAGTGGCAATAAAGGGACAAGGATGACGATAGTTTTAAGCGGTTTGCCTATAGTGAACTTAAATCTAAGTTCTTCTGGTGTTAAAAGTCTTAACAATTTAAGAGGTATGCCTCTTAGGAAATTAGATATTTCCCATACTCAAGTATCGTCAATAAGCCATCTAGTAAGTACTCAAATTGAAGAACTCAATATCCGAGATACGCAAATTTTTGATTTATCTCCTTTGCGACAAACGCAAATCAAGCGACTAGAGTTAGGAGATGATCCGATAGACATAAGGAGTCTTAAATATTGTAAGCAACTTGAGTACTTAGAGATCCCAAAAAATGTATATTCAGAAAAATTACTCGAGGAATTAAAACTTACAGATAAAGTGGTCTATCGTTAA
- a CDS encoding protein kinase domain-containing protein yields MKEEEIKTLVECPTIKVERADLNLSTTVIRKGHSIVPKLSTQTADIIDTQIFQEQQSSTSINLSEESISEESLEKHVNIDLVYDLGEAFAEGAQGSIHSAKDIHLKRIVAVKALKEHSMRRSFINEAQLTAQLDHPAIIPIYSLNSDENSGIYFSMKKVNGVTLNQYLTKVCDHYYFHGFNLKNEASSLVTRLEHFIKICEAVQYAHSKAVVHRDLKPDNIMIGESREVYVMDWGIAYCMDGPENQKPEVIERTKKIICGSPGYIDPQMVCNNTPAECTDIYSLGMILHEMCTLQRGFTGFSTNELFEQAVKGDFPEIKHRFSSGVISAELKAIIEKARAPELIFRYNSVEELCEDVRRLLRNDEVSSLPDKPLRKVMRWAQKNPHKITVIMISLIMSLSSLVIYSLFKQNQTIVEARIRENTFAQLQSHVAEKAHLIDSQMTKLEQLLSRVSASLLSMPTVRDETLKLYSSNDFSKPETKPPGTVYSSIFGKEVNVNTMVYKLAPEVKFNEVENILDYLFSFKDDFVKVMLKSKLNSPSHLSREQINPEQILMSPLPARWLYCGLENGVFVSFPGKGGYPAEYDHRNRPWYKDAKNRKGVYWAKPYYDINGLGIVLPCTIGLYNKENEFSGVLALDVTLDFLAKKLMLNDDEKRIVGLQESTILNPDGEIIITSSLLKSKEKNTEFNNQAIERRPYHNDLVLKAVQANKNTIIYVREGGQKVIYALNRIPALNWFYIEKYDAQKILKKKVN; encoded by the coding sequence GTGAAAGAAGAAGAAATTAAAACTTTGGTAGAATGTCCCACGATAAAAGTTGAACGTGCAGACCTAAACTTATCGACAACTGTGATTCGAAAAGGTCACAGTATTGTACCAAAGCTAAGTACTCAAACAGCCGATATTATCGATACACAGATATTTCAAGAACAGCAAAGTTCTACTAGCATTAATTTAAGTGAAGAAAGCATAAGTGAAGAAAGCTTAGAAAAACATGTCAATATTGATCTTGTTTACGACTTAGGAGAAGCTTTTGCGGAAGGGGCACAAGGTTCTATTCATTCGGCTAAGGATATACATTTAAAAAGAATTGTTGCCGTGAAAGCTCTGAAAGAACATTCGATGAGGCGTTCTTTTATTAACGAAGCGCAATTAACGGCTCAACTGGACCATCCCGCTATTATTCCGATCTATAGTCTTAATTCAGATGAGAATAGCGGCATTTATTTTTCAATGAAGAAGGTCAATGGGGTCACGCTTAACCAGTACCTTACTAAAGTTTGTGATCATTATTACTTCCATGGCTTTAATTTAAAAAATGAAGCCAGCTCTTTAGTGACTCGCTTGGAACATTTCATAAAGATTTGCGAAGCGGTTCAGTATGCCCATTCAAAAGCCGTAGTTCACCGTGATTTAAAGCCTGATAATATCATGATTGGTGAGTCACGAGAAGTTTATGTTATGGACTGGGGTATTGCTTACTGCATGGATGGTCCCGAGAACCAAAAACCGGAAGTTATAGAGAGAACTAAAAAAATCATTTGTGGCTCACCGGGTTATATCGATCCTCAAATGGTGTGTAATAATACTCCAGCGGAATGTACTGATATTTACTCTTTAGGCATGATTCTCCATGAAATGTGTACTTTGCAAAGAGGCTTTACGGGATTTAGTACCAATGAACTTTTTGAACAAGCCGTGAAAGGTGATTTTCCTGAAATAAAGCATCGTTTTAGTAGTGGAGTAATATCAGCGGAACTAAAAGCTATTATTGAAAAAGCACGTGCTCCAGAACTTATCTTTCGCTACAATTCCGTAGAAGAACTTTGCGAAGATGTAAGACGTTTGTTACGCAATGATGAAGTATCGAGTTTGCCCGATAAACCCCTAAGAAAAGTCATGCGATGGGCACAGAAAAACCCTCATAAAATAACGGTAATAATGATCTCGCTAATCATGAGTTTATCTAGTTTGGTTATTTATAGTTTATTCAAACAAAATCAGACGATCGTTGAAGCTCGTATACGTGAAAATACTTTTGCTCAACTACAGAGTCATGTTGCAGAAAAAGCTCATTTGATTGATAGCCAAATGACTAAGTTAGAACAGTTATTAAGTCGTGTAAGTGCAAGTTTATTAAGTATGCCCACGGTTCGTGATGAGACGCTTAAACTCTATTCATCAAATGATTTTTCTAAGCCCGAGACAAAACCTCCTGGGACCGTTTATTCCAGTATATTTGGCAAAGAAGTAAATGTTAATACCATGGTGTATAAGCTCGCTCCAGAAGTCAAATTTAATGAAGTTGAAAATATATTAGATTACTTATTCTCTTTTAAAGATGACTTTGTGAAGGTCATGTTGAAAAGTAAGCTAAATAGCCCGAGCCATTTGAGTAGAGAGCAAATCAATCCAGAGCAGATACTGATGAGTCCTCTACCTGCACGCTGGCTTTACTGCGGTTTGGAGAACGGCGTTTTTGTCTCATTTCCAGGAAAAGGTGGTTACCCAGCAGAATATGACCACCGTAATCGCCCTTGGTATAAAGATGCGAAAAATCGAAAGGGTGTTTACTGGGCGAAACCTTATTACGATATTAATGGTCTAGGAATAGTGCTTCCATGTACAATTGGACTCTACAATAAAGAAAATGAATTTAGTGGCGTTTTGGCTCTTGATGTAACATTAGATTTTCTAGCCAAAAAGTTGATGTTAAATGATGATGAAAAACGAATTGTAGGATTACAAGAATCAACAATTTTGAATCCGGATGGCGAGATTATCATTACTAGTTCACTCTTGAAAAGTAAGGAGAAAAATACGGAGTTCAATAATCAAGCTATTGAACGTCGGCCTTATCATAATGATTTAGTATTAAAAGCAGTACAAGCCAATAAAAACACAATCATCTATGTGAGAGAGGGCGGGCAAAAAGTTATTTATGCACTGAACCGTATTCCCGCTTTAAATTGGTTTTATATAGAAAAGTACGACGCTCAAAAAATACTTAAAAAGAAGGTCAATTAG
- a CDS encoding peptide-methionine (S)-S-oxide reductase translates to MLKIFSTVFIVLSLLLSCAEEYDNPTLMISSGCFWNVQSFMQSQQGVQDTKCGYTGGTTTNPTYENARKNGHVEAVEVSLEKGAFLKVARKFFSEFPAKRIKAKNDMFGKDFRGRIYYFNLEQKAILENLRKQYDAENTLTLILPASEFYIAEDYHQDWLKKRCAKN, encoded by the coding sequence ATGCTTAAAATATTTTCCACTGTATTTATCGTTCTTTCACTTCTCCTCTCATGTGCAGAAGAATATGATAATCCTACTCTCATGATTTCTTCTGGATGTTTTTGGAACGTGCAGTCATTCATGCAATCCCAGCAAGGCGTTCAAGATACTAAATGCGGTTACACGGGTGGCACAACAACCAATCCCACTTATGAAAATGCACGCAAAAATGGTCACGTCGAAGCTGTTGAAGTCAGTTTAGAAAAAGGGGCTTTTTTAAAAGTGGCAAGAAAATTCTTTTCAGAATTTCCAGCAAAAAGAATCAAAGCCAAGAATGATATGTTTGGAAAAGATTTTCGAGGTCGAATTTATTACTTCAACCTTGAGCAAAAAGCTATTCTTGAAAATTTAAGAAAGCAATATGATGCCGAGAATACTCTAACTTTAATTCTTCCTGCAAGTGAATTTTATATCGCAGAAGATTATCATCAGGATTGGCTTAAGAAACGCTGTGCAAAAAACTAA
- a CDS encoding tyrosine-type recombinase/integrase — translation MTRFEYFYNSMKRELSLQAKSEKTQEAYLRALRRIGKRQNKDLNEISQEDIKEYFYRLKLCYSMPSLKADRSGLLFFYTYVLFRDWDWNKIIRVRVKSRLPDILSQSELSHVFSYVNKWRFRVCLFTIYSMGLRISEALRIRPGDICPDRKLLHVRDGKTCRDRLVPIPDLTLIMINDYWLSHQNSFYIFPKVNKRGIALQENNQMSIPSVQAAFRMAVLESSVMKRLSVHSLRHSYATHLLESGVPILAIKEVLGHKSIVTTMVYMRLTNVMQENRNEQIRQLMSQYVFLNSCDDLSLNLSVYSKDEFHQLKGKKNE, via the coding sequence ATGACAAGATTTGAATACTTTTACAATTCAATGAAACGTGAATTAAGTCTACAAGCAAAATCAGAAAAAACTCAAGAGGCATATCTACGAGCTTTGAGAAGAATAGGGAAAAGGCAAAATAAAGATTTGAATGAGATCAGCCAAGAAGACATCAAAGAGTACTTTTATCGTTTAAAACTTTGTTATTCGATGCCAAGCTTAAAAGCCGATCGAAGTGGCTTACTTTTTTTCTATACTTATGTTTTATTTAGAGATTGGGACTGGAACAAAATCATTCGTGTAAGAGTCAAGAGTCGACTACCTGATATACTGAGTCAATCTGAGTTGAGTCATGTTTTCTCTTATGTGAATAAATGGCGCTTTAGGGTGTGTTTATTTACTATTTATAGTATGGGTCTCCGTATTAGTGAAGCCCTGAGAATACGCCCTGGCGATATTTGTCCCGATAGGAAGCTTTTACATGTACGTGATGGGAAAACATGTAGAGATCGTTTAGTGCCCATACCAGATCTAACTTTAATCATGATAAACGATTACTGGTTAAGTCATCAAAATTCATTTTACATATTTCCGAAAGTAAATAAACGAGGAATAGCTCTTCAAGAAAACAATCAGATGTCAATCCCTTCGGTTCAAGCAGCATTTAGAATGGCAGTTTTGGAGAGTTCGGTAATGAAACGTCTAAGTGTGCATAGTCTTAGGCATAGCTATGCGACACATTTACTTGAATCCGGTGTTCCTATCCTAGCTATAAAAGAAGTTCTAGGGCACAAAAGTATTGTGACAACAATGGTGTATATGAGATTGACTAATGTGATGCAAGAAAATCGTAATGAGCAAATAAGACAGTTGATGTCTCAATACGTATTTTTAAATAGTTGTGATGATTTAAGTTTAAACCTATCCGTTTATAGCAAGGATGAGTTCCATCAACTCAAGGGCAAAAAGAATGAGTAA